A single region of the Aeromicrobium chenweiae genome encodes:
- the map gene encoding type I methionyl aminopeptidase: protein MFDRGIEIKTPAQIQTMRAAGLVVGETLELLRSAAVAGVTTGDLDALAHDHIRSRGATSNFLGYHGFTGVICTSVNDEVVHGIPGSRVLRDGDIISIDCGAIVDGWHGDAATTVAIGEVPDEVLELMRVTEESMWRGIAAARLGGRVSDISHAIETTIDAAGDYGIVEGYTGHGIGSEMHQAPDVHNYGKPRRGPKLVKGLALAVEPMVTLGGANTRTLADDWTVVTTDGSWAAHYENTFTLTDTGAWVLTALDGGKARLAELGVPYGGD from the coding sequence ATGTTCGATCGCGGCATCGAGATCAAGACCCCCGCCCAGATCCAGACGATGCGGGCGGCCGGTCTGGTCGTCGGTGAGACGCTCGAGCTGCTGAGGTCGGCCGCGGTGGCCGGCGTCACCACCGGTGATCTCGACGCCCTCGCCCACGATCACATCCGCTCGCGCGGGGCGACGTCGAACTTTTTGGGATACCACGGGTTCACGGGCGTCATCTGCACCTCGGTCAACGACGAGGTCGTGCACGGCATCCCGGGGTCCCGGGTGCTGCGCGACGGCGACATCATCTCGATCGACTGCGGTGCGATCGTCGACGGCTGGCACGGCGACGCCGCCACGACCGTCGCGATCGGCGAGGTGCCCGACGAGGTCCTCGAGCTCATGCGGGTCACCGAGGAGTCGATGTGGCGGGGGATCGCCGCCGCGCGTCTGGGCGGCCGGGTCTCGGACATCAGCCACGCGATCGAGACGACGATCGACGCGGCGGGGGACTACGGCATCGTCGAGGGCTACACGGGCCACGGCATCGGCTCGGAGATGCACCAGGCGCCGGACGTGCACAACTACGGCAAGCCGCGCCGGGGGCCGAAGCTCGTCAAGGGACTGGCGCTGGCCGTCGAGCCGATGGTGACGCTCGGGGGCGCGAACACCCGCACGCTCGCCGACGACTGGACGGTCGTCACGACCGACGGCTCGTGGGCGGCGCACTACGAGAACACGTTCACCCTCACCGACACGGGTGCCTGGGTGCTGACCGCGCTCGACGGCGGCAAGGCGCGCCTGGCCGAGCTCGGCGTCCCCTATGGGGGAGACTGA
- a CDS encoding adenylate kinase — MRLLIMGPPGAGKGTQAVSLAERIGGAHISTGDIFRANIQQQTELGRTAQRYSDAGEYVPDEVTNAMVKDRLAQDDAREGFILDGYPRTVGQVHTLDEILEELGASLDGVIELVVDPEELIQRLLKRAETSGRVDDTEDVIRHRQEVYTSETAPLLEVYGSRGLLIQVDGVGDVDEVSRRIADALPS, encoded by the coding sequence ATGCGCCTCCTCATCATGGGCCCGCCGGGCGCGGGCAAGGGTACGCAGGCCGTGAGCCTGGCCGAGCGCATCGGTGGGGCGCACATCTCGACCGGGGACATCTTCCGGGCCAACATCCAGCAGCAGACCGAGCTGGGCAGGACCGCGCAGCGGTACTCCGACGCGGGCGAGTACGTCCCGGACGAGGTCACCAACGCGATGGTCAAGGACCGGCTGGCGCAGGACGACGCCCGCGAGGGATTCATCCTCGACGGCTACCCGCGCACGGTCGGCCAGGTGCACACCCTCGACGAGATCCTCGAGGAGCTGGGTGCGTCGCTCGACGGCGTCATCGAGCTCGTGGTCGATCCCGAGGAGCTCATCCAGCGCCTGCTGAAGCGTGCCGAGACGAGCGGACGGGTCGACGACACCGAGGACGTCATCCGGCACCGTCAGGAGGTCTACACCTCCGAGACGGCGCCGCTGCTCGAGGTCTACGGCTCTCGTGGGCTGCTCATCCAGGTCGACGGCGTGGGTGACGTGGACGAGGTGTCCCGCCGCATCGCCGACGCCCTCCCGTCCTAG
- the secY gene encoding preprotein translocase subunit SecY, translating into MLSAFVHAFRTPDLRKKILFVLFVIVLFRLGSTMPAPGINVGNVQDSVEAASSGDNSSLFALINVFSGGALLQLTVFALGIMPYITASIILQLLVVVIPRLEALKKEGQSGQTKITQYTRYLTLGLAILQATGIVALARSGNLFGGSETGPLLYNPDSIWSFLLIVLTMVAGTAVIMWLGELITDRGVGNGMSILIFTQVVATFPGAMWQIKETKGWTTFTLVVLIGLLIVAGVIFIEQAQRRIPVQYAKRMVGRRMFGGSSTYIPLKVNQAGIIPVIFASSLMYLPALMAQFNSGASWATWINDNFVRGDHPLYMATFFLLIVFFTYFYVSITFNPEEVADNMRKYGGFIPGIRAGRPTQDYLAYVLSRITAPGALYLGLIALIPMIAIAAIGASQNFPFGGTTLLIIVGVGLDTVKQIESQLQQRNYEGFLK; encoded by the coding sequence GTGCTCAGCGCCTTCGTCCACGCATTTCGAACGCCCGACCTGCGGAAGAAGATCCTCTTCGTCCTGTTCGTCATCGTCCTGTTCCGTCTCGGCTCCACGATGCCGGCTCCCGGCATCAACGTCGGCAACGTGCAGGACTCCGTGGAGGCCGCCTCGTCGGGCGACAACAGCAGCCTCTTCGCGCTCATCAACGTCTTCTCCGGCGGCGCGCTGCTCCAGCTGACCGTGTTCGCGCTCGGCATCATGCCGTACATCACCGCGAGCATCATCCTGCAGCTGCTCGTCGTGGTGATCCCACGTCTGGAGGCCCTCAAGAAGGAGGGCCAGTCCGGGCAGACGAAGATCACCCAGTACACCCGCTACCTCACGCTGGGCCTGGCGATCCTGCAGGCGACCGGCATCGTGGCGCTCGCCCGCAGCGGCAACCTGTTCGGCGGGTCCGAGACCGGGCCGCTGCTGTACAACCCCGACAGCATCTGGTCGTTCCTGCTGATCGTGCTGACGATGGTCGCGGGCACCGCGGTCATCATGTGGCTCGGCGAGCTCATCACCGACCGCGGCGTCGGCAACGGCATGTCGATCCTCATCTTCACGCAGGTCGTGGCGACCTTCCCCGGCGCGATGTGGCAGATCAAGGAGACCAAGGGCTGGACGACGTTCACCCTCGTGGTCCTGATCGGCCTGCTGATCGTCGCGGGCGTGATCTTCATCGAGCAGGCTCAGCGCCGCATCCCGGTGCAGTACGCCAAGCGCATGGTGGGACGCCGCATGTTCGGCGGCTCCTCGACGTACATCCCGCTCAAGGTCAACCAGGCCGGCATCATCCCGGTCATCTTCGCCTCGAGCCTGATGTACCTGCCGGCGCTGATGGCCCAGTTCAACTCGGGCGCCTCCTGGGCGACGTGGATCAACGACAACTTCGTCCGCGGCGACCACCCGCTCTACATGGCCACCTTCTTCCTGCTGATCGTGTTCTTCACGTACTTCTACGTGTCGATCACGTTCAACCCCGAGGAGGTCGCCGACAACATGCGCAAGTACGGCGGCTTCATCCCGGGCATCCGCGCGGGACGGCCGACGCAGGACTACCTCGCGTACGTCCTCAGCCGCATCACGGCCCCCGGAGCCCTCTACCTCGGCCTGATCGCGCTCATCCCGATGATCGCCATCGCGGCCATCGGTGCCAGCCAGAACTTCCCGTTCGGCGGCACGACTCTGCTGATCATCGTCGGCGTGGGCCTGGACACGGTCAAGCAGATCGAGAGCCAGCTGCAGCAGCGCAACTACGAAGGGTTCCTCAAGTAA
- the rplO gene encoding 50S ribosomal protein L15: MALKLHHLRPAPGAKTAKTRVGRGEGSKGKTAGRGTKGTAARYQVPVGFEGGQVPIHMRLPKLKGFKNPFREEYQVVNLDRIQELYPEGGDIDVASLVANGAVRKGRPVKVLGQGDINVKVQVTADKFSASAKTKIEAAGGSVTILG, encoded by the coding sequence ATGGCGCTCAAGCTGCATCACCTGCGCCCGGCCCCCGGGGCCAAGACCGCGAAGACCCGTGTGGGTCGCGGTGAGGGCTCGAAGGGCAAGACCGCCGGTCGTGGAACCAAGGGCACCGCTGCCCGCTACCAGGTTCCCGTCGGCTTCGAGGGTGGACAGGTTCCCATCCACATGCGCCTGCCGAAGCTGAAGGGGTTCAAGAACCCGTTCCGCGAGGAGTACCAGGTCGTCAACCTGGATCGCATCCAGGAGCTCTACCCCGAGGGTGGTGACATCGACGTCGCGTCGCTGGTCGCCAACGGAGCGGTCCGCAAGGGTCGTCCCGTCAAGGTCCTCGGTCAGGGCGACATCAACGTCAAGGTCCAGGTCACGGCGGACAAGTTCTCCGCCTCGGCCAAGACCAAGATCGAAGCAGCAGGCGGCAGCGTCACCATTCTTGGCTGA
- the rpmD gene encoding 50S ribosomal protein L30, with protein MAKLQVTQTKSGIGRKQNQRDTLRSLGLKKIGDVVVVEDRPEIRGMATSIPHLVDVKEVD; from the coding sequence ATGGCCAAGCTCCAGGTGACCCAGACCAAGTCCGGCATCGGACGCAAGCAGAACCAGCGCGACACGCTGCGCTCGCTCGGTCTGAAGAAGATCGGCGACGTGGTCGTCGTTGAGGATCGTCCCGAGATCCGCGGCATGGCGACGTCCATCCCGCACCTCGTCGACGTCAAGGAGGTGGACTGA
- the rpsE gene encoding 30S ribosomal protein S5, translating to MSGQQRRGGGGGRGRNDRGAEKSQYIEKVVTINRVAKVVKGGRRFSFTALVIVGDGDGQVGIGYGKAKEVPTAIAKGVEEAKKSFFRVPRIQGTIPHPVQGEKAAGVVFLRPASPGTGVIAGGPVRAVLEAAGVHDVLSKSLGSSNAINIVHATVAALRMLESPEAVAQRRGLTVEEVAPAALLRAGREGIAEAKAKADAGAGV from the coding sequence ATGAGCGGGCAGCAGCGCCGCGGAGGCGGAGGCGGACGCGGTCGTAACGACCGGGGCGCCGAGAAGTCGCAGTACATCGAGAAGGTCGTCACGATCAACCGTGTCGCCAAGGTCGTCAAGGGCGGTCGTCGCTTCAGCTTCACCGCTCTGGTGATCGTCGGCGACGGCGACGGCCAGGTCGGCATCGGCTACGGCAAGGCGAAGGAAGTCCCGACCGCGATCGCGAAGGGCGTCGAAGAGGCCAAGAAGTCCTTCTTCCGCGTCCCGCGCATCCAGGGCACCATCCCGCACCCGGTGCAGGGCGAGAAGGCGGCTGGCGTCGTCTTCCTGCGTCCCGCATCGCCCGGTACCGGCGTCATCGCCGGTGGCCCGGTGCGCGCGGTGCTCGAGGCGGCCGGCGTCCACGACGTCCTGTCGAAGTCGCTCGGCTCGTCCAACGCGATCAACATCGTGCACGCCACGGTTGCGGCCCTGCGCATGCTCGAGTCGCCCGAGGCCGTCGCACAGCGTCGCGGTCTGACGGTCGAGGAGGTCGCTCCGGCGGCGCTCCTGCGGGCCGGTCGCGAGGGCATCGCCGAGGCCAAGGCCAAGGCTGACGCCGGGGCAGGTGTCTGA
- the rplR gene encoding 50S ribosomal protein L18: MAISIRHNKSTKGRTASRLRRQIRGRKKIQGSAERPRLVITRSSKHMVAQVVDDLEGHTLASASTMEADLRSSSDDKTAKAKRVGELVADRAKAAGVESVVFDRAGNKYAGRVAALADGAREGGLEF; this comes from the coding sequence ATGGCTATCTCGATCAGGCACAACAAGAGCACCAAGGGTCGTACCGCGTCGCGTCTGCGCCGCCAGATCCGTGGTCGCAAGAAGATCCAGGGCTCGGCAGAGCGTCCGCGCCTGGTCATCACGCGCTCGAGCAAGCACATGGTTGCCCAGGTCGTCGACGACCTCGAGGGACACACCCTCGCGTCTGCGTCGACGATGGAGGCCGACCTGCGCTCCTCGAGCGACGACAAGACGGCCAAGGCCAAGCGCGTCGGCGAGCTCGTGGCCGACCGCGCCAAGGCTGCTGGTGTCGAGTCGGTCGTCTTCGACCGCGCCGGCAACAAGTACGCCGGTCGCGTCGCGGCACTGGCCGATGGCGCCCGCGAGGGTGGGCTGGAGTTCTGA
- the rplF gene encoding 50S ribosomal protein L6, translating to MSRIGKIPVTVPSGVEVTIEGQDVRVKGPKGELTHTVAEPITVRKDDDGTLAIERPNDERKSKALHGLSRTLISNMVIGVTEGYEKKLEIVGVGYRVAAKGPTDLEFALGFSHPVPVKAPEGITFSVESPTKFAVHGIDKQAVGEVAANIRKIRKPEPYKGKGVRYAGEHVRRKVGKAGK from the coding sequence ATGTCACGCATTGGCAAGATTCCCGTCACGGTTCCCTCGGGCGTCGAGGTCACCATCGAGGGCCAGGACGTTCGCGTCAAGGGTCCGAAGGGCGAGCTCACGCACACCGTCGCCGAGCCGATCACGGTCCGCAAGGACGATGACGGCACGCTCGCGATCGAGCGTCCGAACGACGAGCGCAAGAGCAAGGCGCTCCACGGCCTCTCCCGCACCCTGATCAGCAACATGGTCATCGGTGTCACCGAGGGCTACGAGAAGAAGCTCGAGATCGTCGGCGTCGGTTACCGCGTCGCGGCCAAGGGCCCGACTGACCTCGAGTTCGCGCTCGGCTTCAGCCACCCGGTGCCCGTCAAGGCTCCCGAGGGCATCACGTTCTCGGTCGAGTCGCCCACCAAGTTCGCCGTCCACGGCATCGACAAGCAGGCCGTCGGTGAGGTCGCAGCGAACATCCGCAAGATCCGCAAGCCCGAGCCCTACAAGGGCAAGGGTGTGCGCTATGCCGGCGAACACGTCCGCCGCAAGGTCGGAAAGGCTGGTAAGTAG
- the rpsH gene encoding 30S ribosomal protein S8: protein MTMTDPIADMLTRVRNGNQAYHDSVSMPYSKLKAGVAEILKQEGYITSIDVAEPKEGEVGKTLTITLKYGPHRERSIAGIRRISKPGLRVYAKSTGLPKVLGGLGVAIISTSQGLLTDRQANQKGVGGEVLAYVW from the coding sequence ATGACAATGACCGATCCGATCGCAGACATGCTCACGCGTGTCCGCAACGGCAATCAGGCTTACCACGACAGCGTGTCGATGCCCTACTCCAAGCTGAAGGCCGGCGTCGCCGAGATCCTGAAGCAGGAGGGCTACATCACGTCGATCGACGTCGCCGAGCCCAAGGAGGGCGAGGTCGGCAAGACGCTGACCATCACCCTGAAGTACGGCCCGCACCGCGAGCGCTCGATCGCCGGCATCCGGCGCATCAGCAAGCCGGGTCTGCGCGTCTACGCCAAGTCCACGGGCCTGCCCAAGGTCCTCGGCGGACTGGGCGTCGCGATCATCTCGACCAGCCAGGGTCTGCTCACGGACCGCCAGGCCAACCAGAAGGGCGTAGGCGGAGAAGTCCTCGCCTACGTCTGGTGA
- a CDS encoding type Z 30S ribosomal protein S14, whose protein sequence is MAKTGLKVKAARKPKFAVRGYTRCQRCGRPRSVYKKFGLCRICLREMAHRGELPGITKSSW, encoded by the coding sequence ATGGCGAAGACTGGACTCAAGGTCAAGGCCGCTCGCAAGCCGAAGTTCGCGGTCCGCGGTTACACCCGCTGCCAGCGTTGTGGTCGTCCGCGCTCGGTGTACAAGAAGTTCGGCCTCTGCCGCATCTGCCTTCGCGAGATGGCACACCGCGGTGAGCTGCCGGGCATCACCAAGAGCTCCTGGTAA
- the rplE gene encoding 50S ribosomal protein L5, with the protein MSETQTAPRLKTRYREEILPALREQFDYDNVMQVPGLTKIVVNMGVGEAARDGKLIEGAIRDLTAITGQKPQVTKARKSIAQFKLREGMPIGTHVTLRGDRMWEFLDRLLTLALPRIRDFRGLSPKQFDGRGNYTFGLTEQVMFHEIDQDKIDRSRGMDITVVTTATNDDEGRALLKLLGFPYKEN; encoded by the coding sequence ATGAGCGAGACACAGACGGCCCCCCGTCTCAAGACGCGCTACCGCGAGGAGATCCTTCCGGCTCTGCGCGAGCAGTTCGACTACGACAACGTCATGCAGGTTCCCGGCCTCACCAAGATCGTCGTCAACATGGGCGTCGGCGAGGCCGCCCGCGACGGCAAGCTGATCGAGGGCGCCATCCGCGACCTCACGGCCATCACGGGTCAGAAGCCGCAGGTCACCAAGGCCCGCAAGTCCATCGCGCAGTTCAAGCTGCGTGAGGGCATGCCGATCGGCACGCACGTCACGCTGCGTGGCGACCGCATGTGGGAGTTCCTCGATCGTCTGCTGACGCTCGCGCTGCCCCGCATCCGCGACTTCCGTGGTCTGAGCCCCAAGCAGTTCGACGGCCGCGGCAACTACACGTTCGGTCTGACCGAGCAGGTCATGTTCCACGAGATCGACCAGGACAAGATCGACCGCTCGCGCGGCATGGACATCACGGTCGTCACGACGGCGACCAACGACGACGAGGGGCGCGCGCTGCTCAAGCTGCTCGGCTTCCCCTACAAGGAGAACTGA
- the rplX gene encoding 50S ribosomal protein L24 has translation MARKGTVSIRKGDQVKVIAGKDKGVTGAVIEVIAEHERVIVEGVNRIKRHTKPTQAGGAGSGGIITSEAPIHISNVMLLADKEPTRVGYRRDDVTKTRPDGSTYSAQRSVRIAKKTGKEI, from the coding sequence ATGGCCCGCAAAGGCACCGTCAGCATTCGCAAGGGTGACCAGGTCAAGGTCATCGCTGGCAAGGACAAGGGCGTCACTGGCGCCGTCATCGAGGTGATCGCGGAGCACGAGCGCGTGATCGTCGAGGGCGTCAACCGCATCAAGCGCCACACCAAGCCGACGCAGGCCGGTGGCGCAGGATCCGGTGGCATCATCACCAGCGAAGCCCCCATCCACATCTCGAACGTCATGCTGCTCGCTGACAAGGAGCCGACCCGCGTCGGCTACCGCCGCGACGACGTCACCAAGACGCGTCCCGACGGATCCACGTACAGCGCCCAGCGCAGCGTTCGCATCGCCAAGAAGACCGGAAAGGAGATCTGA
- the rplN gene encoding 50S ribosomal protein L14, translated as MIQQESRLKVADNTGAKEILCIRVLGGSGRRYAGIGDTIVATVKDAIPGGNVKKGDVVKAVVVRTVKERRRPDGSYIKFDENAAVILKADGDPRGTRIFGPVGRELRDKKFMRIISLAPEVL; from the coding sequence ATGATTCAACAGGAGTCTCGACTCAAGGTCGCCGACAACACCGGTGCGAAGGAAATCCTCTGCATCCGTGTCCTCGGTGGCTCAGGCCGGCGCTATGCAGGCATCGGCGACACGATCGTCGCCACTGTCAAGGACGCGATCCCCGGCGGAAACGTCAAGAAGGGTGACGTCGTCAAGGCTGTCGTCGTGCGCACCGTCAAGGAGCGCCGTCGTCCCGATGGCTCGTACATCAAGTTCGACGAGAACGCAGCCGTCATCCTCAAGGCGGACGGAGACCCGCGCGGAACGCGCATCTTCGGCCCCGTCGGCCGTGAGCTTCGCGACAAGAAGTTCATGCGCATCATCTCTCTCGCACCGGAGGTGCTCTGA